One segment of Arthrobacter sp. MMS18-M83 DNA contains the following:
- a CDS encoding lysophospholipid acyltransferase family protein — translation MKEPAQSRAMFAVLAGIARPLMNILMAKKWEGTEKLPAGGFIAAPNHCTEIDPIVVGHMLYNMKRPPHFLAKSGLFKAPVLGSLLRATNQIPVERSTTGANRSLQAAQNVVDAGGAIIIYPEGTLTRDPDLWPMKGHTGAARLAIQTGAPVVPIAHWGAHEVFPRYAKRLYVFPRKTSRILVGDPVDLSAFHGRTLDRATLVEATDIIMDAITELLATLRGEEPPAERWDPAAHNQSKHGRFQATEETGTNGVDGQK, via the coding sequence TTGAAGGAACCGGCCCAGAGCCGTGCCATGTTCGCTGTTCTCGCGGGTATAGCGCGCCCGCTCATGAACATCCTCATGGCAAAGAAGTGGGAGGGGACTGAAAAGCTCCCCGCAGGTGGCTTCATTGCCGCCCCGAACCATTGCACCGAGATCGACCCCATTGTGGTGGGGCACATGCTTTACAACATGAAGCGTCCACCGCATTTCCTTGCGAAGTCGGGCCTTTTCAAGGCCCCCGTCCTAGGTAGCCTGTTGCGCGCAACGAACCAGATTCCGGTGGAACGCTCGACGACGGGAGCGAACCGCTCGCTGCAAGCCGCCCAGAACGTGGTAGACGCAGGAGGTGCCATCATCATCTATCCGGAGGGCACCCTGACCCGCGACCCTGATTTGTGGCCGATGAAGGGCCACACGGGAGCTGCGCGCCTGGCGATCCAGACAGGAGCTCCCGTGGTTCCAATCGCCCATTGGGGCGCCCATGAAGTCTTCCCGCGGTATGCCAAGCGTCTGTATGTCTTCCCCCGGAAGACCTCCCGCATCCTGGTGGGCGATCCGGTGGACCTCAGTGCTTTCCACGGTCGGACCTTGGACCGCGCCACCTTGGTAGAAGCGACCGACATCATCATGGACGCCATCACGGAACTCCTGGCTACCTTGCGCGGGGAAGAACCTCCTGCGGAACGCTGGGATCCCGCAGCCCACAACCAGTCCAAGCACGGTCGCTTCCAAGCGACTGAAGAAACCGGCACCAACGGCGTGGACGGACAAAAGTGA
- a CDS encoding NAD(P)H-dependent glycerol-3-phosphate dehydrogenase has translation MSNTAVVAVLGAGSWGTTFAKVLADAAIATGTERSIRIWGRRDEVVAQINTEHRNAQYLKDIALPDCITASTDVSEVLAGAGIVILAVPAQSLRLQLRKWKPLVAPDAIVVSLMKGLELGTDSRMSQVISEELDIPQERVAVVSGPNLAMEIARQEPTASVVACSDEATAAEIAHCCTAPYFRPYTSNDVVGVEIGGIVKNVIALAVGICEGKQMGDNTKASVITRGLAETSRLALALGGEARTMAGLAGLGDLVATCSSPLSRNHTAGRLLGEGLTLDQVTERMTQTAEGIKSGYAVYELAGKLGVEMPITAAVVAVLEGKLSVDELGPRLLARSLKSEGDY, from the coding sequence ATGTCCAATACGGCGGTAGTCGCCGTTCTCGGTGCTGGATCCTGGGGCACCACGTTCGCCAAGGTCCTCGCGGATGCGGCAATAGCCACCGGCACAGAGCGCAGCATCCGCATTTGGGGCCGACGGGACGAAGTGGTTGCCCAGATCAACACGGAGCACCGCAATGCGCAGTATTTGAAGGACATCGCGTTGCCCGATTGCATCACGGCGTCAACGGACGTATCCGAGGTCCTTGCCGGTGCCGGGATCGTCATTCTCGCTGTGCCGGCGCAATCGCTTCGGCTGCAACTGCGCAAATGGAAGCCGCTCGTGGCTCCGGACGCCATTGTTGTCTCCCTCATGAAGGGCCTTGAACTCGGCACGGACTCGCGCATGAGCCAGGTTATTTCCGAGGAACTCGACATCCCGCAGGAGCGGGTTGCCGTGGTTTCGGGGCCCAACCTGGCCATGGAAATCGCGCGGCAAGAACCGACGGCTTCCGTAGTGGCATGCAGCGACGAGGCCACCGCCGCCGAAATTGCGCACTGCTGCACTGCGCCGTACTTCCGCCCCTACACCAGCAATGATGTCGTGGGCGTCGAAATCGGCGGCATCGTGAAAAACGTCATCGCCCTCGCCGTCGGCATCTGCGAAGGCAAGCAGATGGGTGACAACACGAAGGCCTCGGTGATCACCCGTGGCCTCGCGGAGACATCGCGGCTTGCCCTTGCCTTGGGTGGCGAGGCCCGCACCATGGCAGGTCTTGCTGGCCTGGGTGACCTTGTGGCGACCTGCTCCTCGCCGCTTTCCCGCAACCATACGGCGGGCCGTTTGCTCGGCGAAGGCCTGACCCTTGACCAGGTTACGGAGCGAATGACGCAGACCGCGGAAGGCATCAAGTCCGGGTACGCTGTCTACGAACTAGCCGGAAAACTCGGTGTCGAAATGCCGATCACGGCGGCCGTGGTAGCCGTCCTTGAAGGCAAACTATCCGTTGATGAACTTGGGCCCAGACTCCTGGCCCGCTCCCTGAAGTCCGAAGGCGATTACTGA
- a CDS encoding D-alanine--D-alanine ligase family protein codes for MSAGAADSPGTAASAKPSERRRPRVAVLFGGRSSEHAVSCVTAAGVMGAIDKTKYDVVPIGIAKSGQWVIPSADISKWSLSAAALPEVAPSGKTVTLAEVGGAHQLIVTAPNAVPEELGSVDVVFPLLHGPWGEDGTVQGLLELSDTRYVGAGVLASAVGMDKHFMKVVFEAAGLTVGPYVAVTDREWINDAEAVRKRVDRLGFPVFVKPARAGSSMGISKVDSMDGLDAAVEEARRHDLKLVIEAGIVGREIECAVLEGRGTAAPRTSMPGEIAVAPGEHEFYDFNAKYVEDGAAALSCPADIPDEAIARVRELAAAAFDAVGAEGLSRVDFFYTPDGELIINEINTMPGFTPKSMYPQMWAASGMSYAELIDELIYLALNRKTGLR; via the coding sequence TTGTCTGCCGGAGCTGCTGACTCCCCTGGAACTGCTGCTTCCGCAAAACCCTCCGAACGTCGTCGGCCGCGCGTCGCAGTACTCTTTGGAGGCCGCTCAAGCGAGCACGCGGTCAGCTGCGTGACGGCTGCCGGAGTCATGGGCGCCATCGACAAGACCAAGTACGACGTCGTCCCCATCGGGATCGCGAAGTCCGGCCAGTGGGTGATCCCGTCGGCTGATATCAGCAAGTGGTCATTGAGCGCCGCGGCCCTGCCCGAGGTCGCACCGTCCGGGAAGACCGTCACGCTTGCCGAGGTGGGCGGAGCCCACCAGTTGATCGTCACGGCACCGAACGCCGTGCCCGAGGAACTGGGTTCCGTGGACGTCGTTTTCCCGCTCCTGCACGGGCCTTGGGGCGAAGACGGAACGGTCCAGGGACTCCTGGAGCTTTCTGACACCCGGTACGTGGGAGCCGGAGTTTTGGCATCCGCGGTCGGCATGGATAAGCACTTCATGAAGGTCGTTTTCGAGGCTGCCGGCCTTACCGTGGGACCCTACGTTGCCGTCACGGACCGCGAATGGATCAACGACGCTGAAGCCGTCCGCAAGCGCGTGGACCGCCTCGGCTTCCCAGTCTTCGTGAAGCCCGCTCGCGCCGGTTCGTCCATGGGGATTTCCAAAGTCGATTCCATGGACGGGTTGGATGCCGCCGTCGAGGAGGCACGTCGGCACGACCTCAAACTGGTGATCGAGGCCGGCATTGTTGGCCGGGAAATCGAGTGCGCCGTCCTCGAAGGACGCGGTACTGCGGCGCCGCGCACCTCCATGCCCGGAGAGATTGCCGTCGCTCCAGGCGAGCACGAATTCTATGACTTCAATGCCAAGTACGTGGAAGACGGCGCCGCTGCCTTGAGCTGTCCGGCTGATATTCCAGACGAGGCCATCGCCCGCGTGCGCGAGCTTGCTGCCGCAGCGTTCGATGCCGTCGGTGCTGAAGGCCTCAGCCGTGTGGACTTCTTCTACACCCCGGACGGCGAGCTCATCATCAACGAGATCAACACGATGCCCGGATTCACCCCCAAGAGCATGTATCCGCAGATGTGGGCGGCTTCCGGGATGAGCTATGCCGAGCTGATCGACGAACTCATCTACCTGGCCCTCAATCGGAAAACCGGCTTGCGCTGA
- a CDS encoding DUF3515 family protein — MQQTKAAVYVRALCSLTAAAVSVLSLAACSPVVDVKPAADAANAACAPMMVALPDTIGDAALRKTNSQATAAWGDPSVLILRCGVNVPGPTTDRCVTVNDVDWVIKEGDPVWTLTTYGREPATEILMDPNKISSATVLADLAPAAAKIKAVRKCVGQPELLQNLPTSTPGK, encoded by the coding sequence ATGCAACAAACGAAAGCCGCCGTGTACGTCCGCGCCCTTTGCTCCCTGACGGCCGCTGCGGTTTCGGTTCTTAGCCTGGCAGCCTGCTCCCCCGTCGTCGACGTCAAGCCTGCCGCTGATGCCGCGAACGCGGCCTGCGCACCCATGATGGTGGCACTTCCGGACACCATCGGCGATGCCGCCCTGCGGAAGACCAACAGCCAAGCAACGGCCGCATGGGGTGACCCTTCTGTGCTGATCCTGCGTTGCGGCGTCAACGTGCCTGGCCCCACCACGGACCGCTGCGTCACAGTGAACGACGTCGATTGGGTCATCAAGGAAGGCGACCCGGTGTGGACACTGACCACCTACGGGCGCGAGCCCGCCACGGAAATCCTCATGGACCCGAACAAGATCAGCTCTGCCACGGTCCTTGCGGATTTGGCACCTGCCGCAGCGAAGATCAAGGCCGTACGCAAGTGCGTTGGCCAGCCTGAGCTGCTGCAGAACCTGCCGACAAGCACCCCGGGAAAGTAG
- the thiL gene encoding thiamine-phosphate kinase, producing the protein MPIEQQTVAELSEGELLARIFPRLHHSSSVLLGPGDDAAVVAAPDGRTLVSIDTQTQDQDFRLEWNNGYRTTGYDVGWKSAAQNLSDINAMGGTAVSLVVSLTMPPGTPVQWVEDFADGLTAGIVGLGASDCSVAGGDLGRGSEIAVTVAVIGTMHGLPAVLRSGARPGDVLALAGTVGRAAAGLALLESTISVGTLDPTQRALMDSQCRPQPPLTAGPVGAKAGATAMMDVSDGLLRDGVRLAEASGVALDLDPIALKALATPLEAASALLGLDPMDWILGGGEDHGLLATFPANVQLPSGFTAIGSIQAVAEGQHSGVRIAGMPADTVGWDHFAD; encoded by the coding sequence GTGCCCATAGAACAACAGACTGTCGCTGAGCTCTCCGAAGGGGAGCTCCTCGCGCGTATTTTTCCGCGCCTGCACCACAGCAGCAGTGTGCTGCTCGGGCCGGGGGATGATGCCGCCGTCGTCGCCGCTCCCGATGGCCGGACCCTTGTTTCCATTGACACCCAGACCCAGGACCAGGACTTCCGCCTGGAATGGAACAACGGATACCGCACCACGGGATATGACGTCGGTTGGAAATCGGCGGCACAAAATCTCAGCGACATCAACGCGATGGGTGGTACGGCCGTGTCTCTCGTCGTGAGCCTGACCATGCCGCCCGGCACTCCTGTGCAGTGGGTTGAGGACTTTGCAGATGGGTTGACGGCCGGCATCGTCGGTCTGGGGGCTTCCGACTGTTCGGTTGCCGGGGGAGACTTGGGCCGTGGCAGTGAAATCGCCGTGACGGTCGCGGTCATAGGGACAATGCACGGGCTTCCCGCTGTGCTGCGTTCCGGTGCCCGGCCCGGGGATGTCCTGGCCCTTGCCGGAACTGTCGGCCGCGCTGCCGCCGGGTTGGCTCTCCTTGAAAGCACCATTTCCGTTGGTACGCTGGATCCCACCCAACGCGCACTCATGGACAGCCAGTGCCGGCCGCAGCCGCCGCTCACGGCAGGTCCAGTGGGTGCCAAAGCCGGAGCAACCGCCATGATGGATGTCTCCGATGGGCTGTTGCGCGACGGCGTCCGGCTCGCCGAGGCCAGTGGTGTCGCGCTCGATCTCGACCCCATAGCGCTCAAGGCTCTCGCCACCCCCTTGGAAGCTGCCTCGGCTCTCCTTGGCCTCGATCCCATGGACTGGATTCTCGGCGGTGGAGAGGACCACGGTCTGCTGGCGACTTTTCCAGCAAATGTTCAGCTACCTTCCGGCTTCACTGCGATAGGCTCGATCCAGGCCGTTGCCGAAGGGCAGCACAGCGGCGTCCGGATAGCGGGAATGCCCGCTGACACCGTGGGATGGGATCACTTTGCAGACTAA
- a CDS encoding DAK2 domain-containing protein codes for MKRWLGKAETTLGNHSDRLNAINIFPVADGDTGTNLYLTVRAAAAAFVDGSGRDEPTNDVGAVLASAGRAAMEQARGNSGTLFAVFLCAAAEPLAGHTRLSAPLLATALNRAQIRAWSALSEPVPGTMLSVLEAAARAAGECDTAHNGDDSNQALGLALDAAVNAALDAVVRTEDQLAPLHAAHVVDAGGVGMLLILDCLRSAVLGEELQDELLDGLHGYDLQDPHIHAGMPDDDGVEVMCTISLSPLAAATLRQRLDELGDSVIMSQVGSANPVGGPAGRDYAGYDDDDDDDAVETSYRWRVHVHVPDAEPAVAIIRSLGDPTDMSVSQLSMPRDPGLPVGQHGHES; via the coding sequence ATGAAACGGTGGCTGGGCAAGGCGGAGACTACGCTCGGGAATCACAGCGATCGCCTCAACGCCATCAACATCTTTCCTGTGGCAGATGGCGATACCGGCACCAACCTGTACCTCACTGTCCGCGCCGCTGCCGCGGCATTTGTTGATGGATCCGGTCGGGACGAACCAACAAACGACGTCGGCGCCGTTCTGGCCAGCGCAGGCCGGGCGGCCATGGAACAGGCGCGCGGGAACTCCGGAACACTCTTCGCTGTCTTTCTGTGTGCAGCGGCTGAGCCGCTCGCCGGCCACACCCGCCTCAGCGCGCCGCTGCTTGCCACCGCCCTGAACCGTGCCCAGATCCGGGCGTGGTCTGCCTTGAGCGAGCCTGTGCCGGGCACGATGCTCTCCGTTCTGGAGGCTGCTGCAAGGGCCGCGGGTGAATGCGATACCGCACACAATGGCGATGACAGCAACCAGGCACTAGGACTGGCCCTCGATGCCGCCGTGAATGCCGCGTTGGATGCAGTGGTACGCACCGAGGACCAGCTCGCCCCGCTGCATGCAGCCCATGTAGTGGACGCGGGCGGCGTGGGTATGTTGTTGATCCTCGACTGCTTGCGTTCGGCCGTGCTCGGCGAAGAACTCCAGGATGAGCTCTTGGACGGCCTCCACGGCTATGACCTGCAGGATCCGCACATCCATGCGGGAATGCCTGATGACGACGGCGTCGAAGTCATGTGCACCATTAGCCTTTCACCGCTGGCCGCCGCCACGCTGCGCCAGCGATTGGACGAACTTGGCGACTCCGTCATCATGAGTCAGGTGGGCAGCGCGAACCCTGTGGGCGGCCCGGCAGGACGGGACTACGCCGGGTACGACGACGATGATGACGATGACGCGGTAGAGACAAGCTACCGCTGGCGCGTGCATGTCCACGTACCAGACGCGGAACCTGCAGTCGCAATCATTCGCTCACTCGGCGACCCCACCGACATGTCCGTCAGCCAGCTGTCGATGCCGCGCGACCCTGGCCTCCCGGTGGGCCAGCACGGGCATGAATCCTGA
- a CDS encoding ATP-dependent DNA helicase RecG has protein sequence MNPELQLPLERRIGKRSASVIEKHLGLDTVGELLNYFPRRYLSRGELTPISKLPLDEEATLIARVLSNSTRQMRARRGSLTDVVVTDEAGGEQIPGTLKISFFNGFRARSELQPGRRVMFSGKVSRYGGSLGMTNPDFMLLDEDPELAGSVDPEKLAAMPIPVYPATAKLTSWSIHKVITTLLDTIDVDSIEDPLPSEIAFRENFLEVGQAYRLIHSPETAADWQRARDRFRYQEALVLQTALARRRAQLAAEEATARRPSPDGILASFDRQLPFTLTAGQSAVGKTLSQELALDSPMNRLLQGEVGSGKTIVALRAMLQVVDAGGQAALLAPTEVLAAQHFDSIRRTLGPLARDGLFGGAGVLGGAGLLDRDPGIGPGSVQVTLLTGSMPTAVRKQAMLDAASGNAGIVIGTHALLSDKTSFQDLGLIVVDEQHRFGVEQRDALRAKANRPPHLLVMTATPIPRTVAMTVFGDLETSVLDELPAGRAPISTHVVGLAENPGWAARIWKRSREEIDAGHQVYVVCPKIGEDDDGDFSPGEAEPSDAELSDEGPARELASVTAVVDTLSQEPALRGVRVEPLHGRQDPALKSETMASFTANQTQLLVSTTVIEVGVDVRNATLMVILDADRFGISQLHQLRGRVGRGGLPGTCLLVTTLEPGHPSRRRLDAVASTTDGFLLSQEDLKLRREGDILGASQSGGRSTLKLLRVLEHEDVIARARTDAQQLVAKDPGLQGQQALAAAIDEYLNPEKEAFLERG, from the coding sequence ATGAATCCTGAGCTCCAGCTTCCGCTCGAACGAAGGATTGGCAAACGCTCCGCCTCCGTCATCGAGAAGCACCTCGGCCTGGACACTGTCGGGGAGCTGCTGAACTATTTTCCCCGCCGCTACCTGAGCCGCGGGGAGCTGACCCCCATCAGTAAACTGCCGCTGGATGAAGAAGCCACCCTTATCGCCAGGGTGCTGTCCAACTCCACCCGGCAGATGCGGGCAAGGCGCGGATCGTTGACCGACGTGGTGGTCACTGACGAGGCCGGCGGCGAGCAGATTCCCGGAACCCTGAAGATCAGTTTTTTCAACGGCTTCCGCGCCCGCAGCGAACTCCAGCCGGGGCGCCGCGTCATGTTCTCCGGCAAGGTCAGCCGCTATGGCGGATCCTTGGGCATGACCAATCCGGACTTCATGTTGCTGGACGAGGACCCCGAGTTGGCCGGTTCCGTTGATCCGGAGAAGCTCGCGGCAATGCCCATCCCCGTCTATCCCGCCACAGCGAAGCTCACCAGCTGGTCCATCCACAAGGTGATCACCACCCTCCTGGACACTATCGATGTGGACAGCATCGAAGATCCACTCCCTTCGGAAATTGCCTTCCGGGAGAATTTCCTCGAGGTCGGGCAGGCGTATCGGCTGATCCATTCGCCGGAAACGGCAGCGGACTGGCAGCGTGCCCGGGACCGGTTCCGCTATCAGGAAGCCTTGGTGCTGCAGACCGCGCTGGCACGGCGTCGGGCCCAACTGGCGGCAGAAGAGGCCACCGCGCGGCGACCGTCGCCCGATGGCATCCTTGCCTCCTTCGACCGGCAGTTGCCGTTCACGCTGACCGCCGGCCAGTCCGCCGTCGGGAAGACGCTTTCCCAGGAGCTGGCACTGGACTCGCCGATGAACCGGCTGCTGCAGGGTGAAGTCGGGTCGGGAAAGACGATTGTGGCCTTGCGCGCAATGCTGCAGGTGGTGGATGCCGGCGGACAGGCGGCGTTGCTTGCCCCCACCGAGGTCCTCGCGGCACAGCATTTCGATTCCATTCGGAGGACCCTGGGTCCGCTGGCCCGCGACGGTCTGTTCGGCGGTGCAGGAGTGCTGGGCGGGGCCGGATTGTTGGACAGAGACCCCGGGATCGGCCCGGGATCGGTCCAGGTCACGTTGCTGACAGGCTCCATGCCTACGGCCGTCCGCAAGCAGGCCATGTTGGACGCCGCGTCGGGAAATGCCGGCATTGTGATCGGTACCCACGCATTGCTGAGCGACAAGACCTCCTTCCAGGACCTCGGGCTGATCGTTGTCGATGAGCAGCACCGGTTCGGCGTGGAGCAGCGGGATGCGCTCCGCGCCAAGGCGAACAGGCCGCCCCACCTGTTGGTAATGACCGCCACTCCGATTCCGCGCACCGTTGCCATGACGGTCTTCGGCGACCTCGAGACGTCGGTGCTCGACGAACTTCCCGCAGGCCGGGCACCGATCTCCACCCACGTGGTGGGGCTCGCGGAAAACCCGGGCTGGGCGGCGCGGATCTGGAAGCGCTCGCGGGAAGAGATCGACGCCGGGCATCAGGTGTACGTAGTGTGCCCCAAGATCGGAGAGGACGACGACGGCGATTTCAGCCCCGGCGAAGCGGAACCAAGCGACGCCGAACTTTCGGACGAGGGTCCCGCTCGCGAACTCGCCTCGGTGACCGCCGTCGTCGATACACTCAGCCAGGAACCCGCCTTGCGCGGCGTCCGGGTGGAACCCCTTCACGGACGACAGGACCCGGCGCTCAAGTCTGAAACCATGGCCTCGTTTACTGCCAACCAGACCCAGCTGCTGGTGTCCACCACGGTCATCGAGGTCGGCGTGGACGTCCGTAACGCCACCCTCATGGTGATCCTGGACGCTGACCGCTTCGGCATTTCGCAACTTCACCAGTTGCGCGGGCGGGTAGGCCGGGGCGGTCTGCCCGGCACCTGCTTGTTGGTCACCACGCTCGAGCCCGGCCATCCAAGCCGTAGGCGCTTGGACGCCGTTGCGTCCACCACCGACGGTTTCTTGCTTTCCCAGGAAGACCTCAAATTGCGTCGCGAAGGTGACATCCTGGGTGCTTCGCAATCCGGTGGGCGCTCCACCCTCAAACTGTTGCGGGTCTTGGAGCATGAAGATGTGATCGCCCGTGCCCGCACCGATGCCCAGCAACTCGTGGCCAAGGATCCAGGGCTGCAAGGCCAACAAGCACTCGCCGCGGCAATCGACGAATATCTCAACCCCGAAAAGGAGGCGTTCCTTGAACGCGGCTAA
- the rsmD gene encoding 16S rRNA (guanine(966)-N(2))-methyltransferase RsmD, giving the protein MSRIIAGVVGGNPLVSVPGNATRPTTDRVKEALFSRLEALDAIDDARVLDLYAGSGSLGIEAASRGARTAELVEFDARASEVCQRNADMANQVLGRRTVSVHRSKVESFLERAADDALWDLVFLDPPYPLDEPSLKAVLAKLAFHLDEGAAVVVERSSRSPEPDWPDTLERFADKKYGETKLWFAEPV; this is encoded by the coding sequence GTGAGCCGGATCATTGCCGGCGTGGTGGGCGGCAACCCGTTGGTCAGCGTTCCGGGAAATGCCACCCGGCCCACGACGGACCGCGTCAAGGAGGCCTTGTTCTCGCGGCTCGAGGCGCTCGACGCCATCGACGATGCCCGCGTCCTTGACCTTTATGCCGGCTCGGGTTCACTCGGTATCGAAGCTGCCAGCCGAGGCGCCCGCACGGCCGAACTCGTGGAGTTTGATGCCCGCGCGTCCGAAGTCTGCCAGCGAAACGCCGATATGGCCAACCAAGTGCTGGGACGCAGGACGGTCTCCGTCCACCGTTCCAAGGTGGAGTCTTTCCTGGAGCGCGCCGCGGACGACGCCCTGTGGGACTTGGTCTTCCTGGACCCGCCGTACCCCTTGGACGAGCCCTCCCTCAAGGCGGTCCTCGCCAAGCTTGCCTTCCACCTGGACGAGGGCGCCGCCGTCGTCGTCGAACGTTCCTCGCGTTCTCCGGAACCGGACTGGCCGGACACCCTCGAACGGTTCGCCGACAAGAAGTACGGCGAAACGAAGCTCTGGTTCGCCGAACCCGTCTAG
- a CDS encoding spermidine synthase → MPTEQAHEGRRFLRATGQHAAIEADPLIAGAYILRIGEAEQSHVNLVDPAEILYEYLRRIGHLVDLAAPGGQAITALHLGAGGLTLARYIEATRPGSEQHAVELERELLDFVLQKLPLPDGTRLATHIGDARETLAELPRELGFDVVILDIFSGPEAPAHIACREFYEEAAARLRPDGVLIVNVGDEAALTLVRSQVAAMREAIPDVAAFAESGMFTGRYPGNIILVGTRWPWPAAWTAELLARGPHPAAVLSGVELDRLSG, encoded by the coding sequence GTGCCTACCGAGCAAGCTCACGAGGGACGGCGGTTCCTACGGGCCACTGGTCAGCATGCCGCGATCGAAGCCGACCCGTTGATTGCCGGCGCCTACATCTTGCGAATCGGCGAGGCCGAGCAGTCCCATGTCAATCTCGTGGATCCCGCGGAGATCCTCTACGAATACTTGCGCAGGATCGGCCATTTGGTGGATCTAGCCGCGCCTGGCGGGCAAGCTATCACGGCCCTTCACCTCGGTGCCGGGGGCCTCACCCTGGCCCGGTACATCGAGGCGACGAGGCCCGGTTCGGAGCAGCACGCCGTCGAACTCGAACGCGAGCTACTGGATTTCGTGCTCCAAAAACTGCCCCTGCCGGACGGTACCCGCTTGGCCACGCACATCGGCGACGCGCGTGAAACCCTCGCGGAGCTGCCCCGGGAACTCGGGTTCGACGTCGTGATCCTGGACATCTTCTCCGGTCCCGAAGCTCCGGCCCATATTGCCTGCAGGGAGTTCTACGAGGAAGCCGCCGCGCGGCTCCGGCCGGACGGCGTGCTCATTGTCAACGTCGGCGATGAAGCGGCATTGACCTTGGTGCGGAGCCAGGTCGCTGCGATGCGCGAGGCGATTCCCGATGTTGCAGCCTTCGCCGAGAGTGGCATGTTCACCGGCCGGTATCCCGGCAACATCATCCTCGTGGGAACGCGCTGGCCATGGCCAGCCGCGTGGACAGCAGAGCTTTTGGCCCGTGGACCGCACCCCGCGGCCGTGCTGAGCGGAGTCGAGCTGGACCGACTTTCGGGCTAG
- a CDS encoding aminotransferase class I/II-fold pyridoxal phosphate-dependent enzyme, producing the protein MTSPAPLSANTPGAPWQQATGTAPWQRAASGANLLSADGSLGVTIFEEMTTLAISTGAINLGQGFPDEDGPAEIKAAAQAAISAGANQYAPGKGIPELREAISAHQARFYGLTPDPQTEVIVTTGATEAIAASLLAFIEPGDEVLTFEPFYDSYGAIIGLAGAKHVTAPLLAPDFLPDLDALETAFSERTKVVLLNNPHNPTGAVFPREVLERVVELARKYDAVILSDEVYEHLTFGVQHIPVASIPGAAERCVTISSAGKTFSFTGWKIGWLSGPEHLVAAIRTVKQFLSYSSGTPFQSAIAVGLALPHEFYTAIASTLQHKRDILAEGLRAAGFGVYTPRGTYFINVDTAPLGIDDSVDLARRLPSLVGVAAIPVPVFCHPEGAERTRSLLRFAFCKKTEVLEEAAARLATLRNKL; encoded by the coding sequence GTGACGAGCCCGGCCCCTCTCAGCGCGAACACCCCCGGCGCCCCCTGGCAGCAGGCTACCGGCACTGCCCCGTGGCAACGGGCCGCAAGCGGCGCCAACCTGCTTTCCGCTGACGGCAGCCTGGGCGTGACCATCTTCGAGGAGATGACGACCCTGGCAATATCGACCGGGGCCATCAACCTTGGCCAAGGATTCCCGGACGAGGACGGTCCCGCGGAAATCAAGGCAGCGGCACAGGCAGCCATCTCGGCGGGGGCAAACCAGTACGCACCGGGCAAAGGCATCCCTGAACTTCGTGAGGCCATCTCCGCACACCAGGCACGCTTCTACGGACTGACTCCGGACCCGCAGACCGAGGTCATCGTGACCACCGGGGCCACGGAGGCCATCGCCGCGTCATTGCTCGCATTCATCGAGCCCGGCGATGAGGTCCTGACCTTCGAACCGTTCTATGACTCTTATGGCGCCATCATCGGGCTCGCCGGCGCCAAGCATGTGACCGCCCCCTTGCTCGCACCCGATTTCCTCCCGGACCTGGACGCCCTGGAAACGGCCTTCAGTGAGCGCACCAAGGTTGTGCTCCTCAACAACCCGCACAATCCCACCGGTGCGGTCTTCCCGCGCGAGGTGCTGGAACGCGTGGTCGAACTCGCCCGGAAATACGACGCCGTAATCCTCAGCGACGAAGTCTATGAACACCTGACTTTCGGTGTGCAGCACATTCCGGTCGCAAGCATCCCAGGTGCCGCTGAACGATGCGTGACCATTTCCTCGGCCGGAAAGACGTTCTCCTTCACGGGCTGGAAGATCGGCTGGCTCAGTGGTCCTGAACACCTCGTCGCAGCGATCCGCACCGTCAAGCAATTCCTCAGCTACAGTTCCGGCACTCCTTTCCAGAGCGCGATAGCCGTGGGCCTGGCCTTGCCGCACGAGTTTTATACAGCCATCGCCTCCACTCTCCAGCACAAGCGGGACATCCTGGCCGAGGGCCTGCGGGCCGCTGGCTTCGGCGTCTACACCCCGCGGGGTACATACTTCATCAACGTGGACACCGCACCGCTGGGTATCGACGACTCCGTCGACTTGGCGCGGCGGCTTCCGTCGCTTGTTGGGGTGGCCGCCATCCCCGTCCCGGTGTTCTGCCACCCCGAAGGCGCGGAGCGGACCCGCAGCCTCCTTCGGTTCGCCTTCTGCAAGAAGACCGAGGTACTCGAAGAAGCCGCCGCAAGGCTGGCCACCCTGCGGAATAAGCTCTAA